The genome window GCGGCGGCACGGAGGTGAGCAGGCCCGCGACGCTGCCGCTCATGCCGAGCCCGTCGCGCACCTCTTCCAGGAGGGCGCCGAGGCTGGTGATGGCGGGCCGCAGGTTGAGGGCGCTGAGGACGATGCCGACGACCAGCAGACGCGTCCGCCACGCGCGCGTGGCGGGGACCCCGGCATCGACCCGCCTCCCCCGAGAAACGCGTATCGGTGCGGACGTCGTCGTTCCGGTCTCTTCGGATGCCATGCACGCTATCATAGAATCATAGGATGATTATGGTTGCAGGGGCTGCGTTACGCTCCCGATCATCCGGTCTCGCTTCGGGCCCGCACGAAGGACGGTCATGCCGCTGAGCCACCCCCGCCGATCCGCGCTGTCCGAGCAGGTCATCGCCGAGCTGCGGAACCAGATCACCTCGGGTGAATGGCCGGTGGGCTCGCGCATCCCCACCGAGCCGGAACTGGTCGAGCAGCTGGGGGTCGCACGCAACACGGTCCGCGAGGCCGTCCGCGCGCTCGCGCACAACGGCCTGCTGGACATCCGCCAGGGCTCCGGCACCTACGTGGTGGCGACCAGCGAGCTGGCGGGCGTGATGCACCGCCGCTTCGCCGGCGCCGACCCGGACCACATCGCCGAGGTGCGTCGCACCCTGGAGTCGAGCGCCGCCCGGCTGGCGGCCGAGCGGCGCACCGAGCGGGACCTCAAGCAGTTGGACGCCCTCCTCGTGCGCCGTACGGAGGCGTGGGAGTCCGGGGACGCGGAGGCGTTCGTGACCGCCGACGCGACCTTCCACCTGGCCGTGGTGGCCGCGTCGCACAACGACGTGTTGACCGCCATGTACGCGGACCTGGGCGAGGTGCTGCGGGACTGGCTGCGCGGCGACGTCGGCGAGGACCTCACACCGGAGGCGTACATGGACCACACGGCGCTGGTGGACGCGATCCGCGCGGGCGACGCCGACACGGCGGGCACGGCGGCGGCGAGCTATCCCCGGATGTGCGGTCCGGGACGCCCGGAGTCCGTCGGCCGCTGAGGCCCACTCATCTCCGGTGGGTGACCCACGCCGAGCGCACCGCCTCCCAGCACCGCCCGGTCAGCCGTACGGTCATCGCGGGCCCCGCCTCGGCCGGGGCGGTGTCGGTGTCGATGTCCCACCACTGGGCGCACTCGATGTGCAGGCTCACGTGATCGGTGCCCGGATAGGGGTTGTGGCAGTACGCGACGACATGCGCGCCGGTGACAAGGACCCGGCACTCGGAGCCGAAGGGCGCCGGGTCGGCGGACTTTCCGGCGTCCTCGCGCGCGTGCGACGCGGTGTGCTTCCCGTGCGGCGGCATGGCGTCGTAGGGCAGGACCGTCACCAGGGCGAGCGAGAGGAAGGCCGGGGCGAAGCGGTGGGACAAGCGCACAAGGGAACCTCCTCGGCCGTGCGGCGTGCGGGGCGGTGCGTTGCTCCCAGCCTGGGTCCCGGACGGCCCGGCACGCCCGGTCAGGTACTCCGAACGGGCGACGCCCCGCTCCCCGCGCGCAGCGGGGAACGGGGCGTCGGCCTGGTACGACCGGGCGATGCGGGCGCGTAAGCGATTGCGCAATCGCTCACGCGGGCCGAGAGGACGCTTTCTCGTGCCCTACGGCGTACACGCGGGCCTGTTCAGGCGCCGATGGCGTGCAGTCCGCCGTCCACGTGGATGATCTCGCCGGTGGTCTTCGGGAACCAGTCGCTCAGCAGGGCGACGATGCCGCGGCCGGCCGGCTCGGGGTCCTTGAGGTCCCACTCCAGGGGCGAGCGGCTGTCCCACACGGAGGCCAGCTCACCGAAGCCCGGGATGGACTTGGCGGCCATGGAGCCGAGCGGGCCCGCGGAGATGAGGTTGCAGCGGATGTTCTGCTTGCCCAGGTCGCGCGCCATGTAGCGGTTGGTGGCCTCCAGGGCCGCCTTGGCCGGGCCCATCCAGTCGTACTGCGGCCAGGCGTACTGGGCGTCGAAGGTGAGGCCGACGACCGAGCCGCCGTTCTGCATCAGCGGCAGGCAGGCCATGGTGAGCGACTTCAGGGAGAACGCCGAGACGTGCATGGCGGTGGCCACCGACTCGAACGGCGTGTTGAGGAAGTTGCCGCCGAGCGCGTCCTGGGGCGCGAAGCCGATGGAGTGCACGACGCCGTCGAGGCCGCCGAGCTCCTCGCCGACGATGTCGGCGAGGCGGCCGAGGTGCTCGTCATTGGTCACGTCGAGCTCGACGACCTTGGTGGGCTTCGGGAGCTTCTTGGCGACGCGCTCGGTCAGCGTGGGCCGCGGGAACGCGGTCAGGATGATCTCGGCGCCCTGCTCCTGGGCGAGCTTGGCGGTGTGGAAGGCGATGGAGGCCTCCGTCAGCACACCGGTGATCAGGACGCGCTTGCCCTCGAGAATTCCGCTCATGGTGATCAGTGACCCATTCCCAGTCCGCCGTCAACGGGGATGACGGCTCCAGTGATGTACGAGGCGTCGTCGGAGGCGAGGAACCGCACCGTCGCGGCGATCTCCTCGGGCTGCGCGTACCGGCCGAGCGGCACCTGCGACACGATGTTCTGGCGCTGCTCGTCGGTGAGCACCTTGGTCATGTCGGTGTCGACGAAGCCGGGCGCGACGACGTTGAAGGTGATGTTGCGCGAGCCGAGTTCACGGGCGAGGGAGCGCGCGAAGCCGACCAGGGCGGCCTTCGAGGCGGCGTAGTTGGCCTGCCCCGCCGAGCCGAGCAGTCCGACGACCGAGGAGATCAGCACCACGCGGCCCTTCTTGGCGCGCAGCATGCCGCGGTTGGCGCGCTTGACGACGCGGAAGGTGCCGGTGAGGTTGGTGTCGATGACCGAGGTGAAGTCCTCCTCGGACATGCGCATCAGGAGCTGGTCCTTGGTGACGCCGGCGTTGGCGACGAGGATCTCGACCGGGCCGTGCTGGGCCTCGATCTCCTTGTAGGCCTGCTCCACCTGCTCGGTGTCGGTGATGTCGCACTTGACCGCGAGGCAGCCCAATTCCTTCAGGGCGGCCGGCGGCTCACCCGAGCGGTACGTGATCGCGACCTTGTCGCCGGCGTCGGCGAACGCTCGGGCGATGGCGAGGCCGATGCCCCGGTTGCCTCCAGTGACGAGAACCGAGCGGCTCAACGGATCACCCTTTCGTTAGCGGTCTGGAACCCCTGCAGGACAGGCGCCTACGTCGAAAACCTATCGGTCCGCCCGGCCGCGCGGACAATCGGGCACCGACAGTGGCGTAGGGGACTCACTGTCGGGTCCCTACAGAAGCGTCCGCCGTGGGAACGGTCGCGGGCGGGTGGGTCCGGCCACCGGAGGCAAAGGTGTGGTCCCCGCCCCCGCCCGCGCGACATGATCGGACCGACAGGCCACGACAGCAGGGAGACCTCCGTGCCTCATTCCATCGACGAAGCCTTCACGGCACTGCCGCTGCGGGCCCTGGCCGACGCCGCGCTGGCACGCGCGCGGTCGCTCGGGGCCGAGCACGCCGACTTCCGGCTCGAGCGGGTGCGCAGTGCCGCCTGGCGGCTCAGGGACGGCAAGCCCGCCGGGTCCTCGGACACCACCGACCTGGGGTACGCGGTGCGGGTCGTGCACGGCGGGACCTGGGGCTTCGCCTCGGGTGTCGATCTGACCCAGGACGCCGCCGCCAAGGTCGCGTCGCAGGCGGTGGCGATGGCCAAGCTGTCGGCGCAGGTGATCAAGGCGGCGGGGTCGGACGAGCAGGTGGAACTCGCGGACGAGCCGGTGCACTCCGAGAAGACGTGGGTCTCGTCGTACGAGATCGATCCCTTCACGGTGCCCGACGAGCAGAAGACGGGTCTGCTCGCCGAGTGGAGCGGGCGGCTGCTCGCGGCCGACGGCGTCAACCACGTGGACGCCTCCCTGCTCACCGTGCACGAGAACAAGTTCTATGCCGACACCGCCGGGACCGTGACGACCCAGCAGCGGGTGCGGCTGCATCCGCAGCTGACGGCCGTGTCGGTGGACGAGTCCACCGGTGAGTTCGACTCCATGCGCACCCTCGCGCCGCCGGTCGGGCGCGGGTGGGAGTACCTGACGGGCACCGGCTGGGACTGGGACGCGGAGCTGGAACAGATCCCGGGGCTGCTCGCCGAGAAGATGCGCGCGCCGAGCGTCGAGGCCGGGGTGTACGACCTGGTCGTCGACCCGTCCAACCTGTGGCTGACCATCCACGAGTCCATCGGGCACGCCACCGAACTGGACCGGGCCCTCGGCTACGAGGCCGCGTACGCCGGCACCTCCTTCGCCACCTTCGACCAGCTCGGCAAGCTCAGGTACGGCTCCGAGCTGATGAACGTCACCGGCGACCGCACCGCCGAGCACGGGCTCGCGACGATCGGGTACGACGACGAGGGCGTGGCGGCCCAGTCCTGGGACCTGGTCAAGGACGGGACGCTGGTCGGCTACCAGCTGGACCGGCGCATCGCGAGGCTCACCGGCTTCGAGCGGTCCAACGGGTGCGCGTACGCCGACTCCCCCGCGCACGTGCCGGTGCAGCGCATGGCCAACGTGTCGCTGCAGCCGGACCCGGCCGGGCTGTCGACGGAGGATCTCATCGGGGGTGTGGACCGGGGCATCTACGTCGTCGGGGACCGCTCCTGGTCCATCGACATGCAGCGCTACAACTTCCAGTTCACCGGGCAGCGGTTCTTCAGGATCGAGAACGGGCGGATCACCGGTCAGCTGCGGGATGTCGCCTACCAGGCCACGACGACGGACTTCTGGGGCTCCATGGCGGCCGTCGGCGGCCCCCAGACGTACGTACTCGGCGGCGCCTTCAACTGCGGCAAGGCCCAGCCCGGCCAGGTCGCGTCCGTCTCGCACGGCTGCCCGTCCGCTCTCTTCAGGGGCGTCAACATCCTTAACACCACGCAGGAGGCCGGTCGATGAGCGCCCGTACGAACAAGCCGCACGAGATCGTCGAGCGTGCTCTCGAGCTGTCCCGCGCGGACGGGTGCGTCGTCATCGCCGACGAGCACTCCACCGCCAATCTGCGGTGGGCGGGCAACGCGCTCACCACCAACGGTGTCACGCGCGGGCGCACCCTCACCGTCGTCGCGACCGTCGACGGCAAGGAGGGCACGGCCTCCGGGGTCGTCTCCCGCTCCGCGGTCACCGCGGACGAGCTGGAGCCGCTGGTCCGGGCCGCGGAGGCCGCCGCGCGCGCGCGCCGGGCCGCCGAGGACGCACAGCCGCTGGTCACGGGCGTCGCCGAGTCGCCGGACTTCACGGACGCGCCCGCCGAGACCTCCTCCGCCGTCTTCACGGACTTCGCGCCGGCGCTCGGCGAGTCGTTCGCCCGAGCCCGTGCGGGCGGGCGCGAGCTGTACGGCTTCGCCAACCACGAGCTCGTGTCGACGTACCTGGGCACGTCCACCGGGCTGCGCCTGCGCCACGACCAGCCCAACGGCACGCTGGAGCTGAACGCGAAGTCCCCGGACCGCACCCGTTCGGCATGGGCGGGGCGTTCGACCCGCGACTTCAAGGACGTCGACCCGGCCGCGCTGGACGCGGAGCTGGCCCAGCGGCTGGCGTGGGCGGAGCGCAGGATCGAGCTGCCCGCGGGCCGCTACGAGACGCTGCTGCCCCCGACGGCGGTCGCGGACCTGCTGATCTACCAGCTGTGGTCGGCGTCGGCCCGGGACGCGGCCGAGGGCCGGACGGTCTTCAGCAAGCCCGGCGGCGGCACCCGTGTCGGCGAGAAGCTCTCCGAGCTGCCGCTGACCCTGCGCAGCGATCCGAACGAGCCCGGGCTGGAGACACCGCCCTTCGTGGTCGCGCACGCCTCAGGCGACGACATGTCGGTGTTCGACAACGGGCTGCCGGTGCAGTCCACCGAGTGGATCGGCGACGGCGAGCTGAAGCACTTGACGACCACCCGGCACACGGCGGCCCTGACCGGTCTGCCGCTCGCGCCCGCGATCGGGAACCTGATCCTGGACGGGGGCTCCGAACGCTCCTTGGAGGAGATGGTCTCCGACACCGAGCGCGGGCTGCTGCTGACCTGCCTGTGGTACATCCGTGAGGTCGATCCGGCGACCCTGCTGCTCACCGGCCTGACCCGGGACGGTGTCTACCTGGTCGAGAACGGCGAGGTCGTCGGCGAGGTCAACAACTTCCGGTTCAACGAGTCCCCGGTCGGCCTGCTGGGCCGGGCCACCGAGGCCGGCCGCACGGAGAAGACTCTGCCGCGCGAGTGGAGCGACTGGTTCACCCGGGCCGCGATGCCGCCGCTTCGGGTGCCGGACTTCAACATGAGCTCGGTCAGCCAGGGCGTGTGACCGCCTGCGGCACGCAGGGCAGCAGGAAGGGGCGGTCCCGTGGTGGGCCCGTCCCTTCGCCGTACGTCAGGCCCGCTGTCTGCTGCCCCTGCGCGTCATGTACGCCATCTCGCCGATGAACACGAGGAGGACCGCCGCAGCGAGCTGGAGGCCGTGGCGGCCCCAGTCGATGCCCGGGGTTGCGGCGATGCCGATGGCGCGGGCGACGGCGTTCCCGACGAGGCCGCCGATCGTGCCCAGGATGGTGGTCAGCCACAGGGGACTGTGCTGCCTGCCCGGCAGGATGAGCTTGGCCAGCAGCCCCAGCACGAATCCGACGATGATCGCCCACAACCAGCCCATGGCTGCCTCCTCGACTCCTCGCACTGTTGTACGGCTCGACGTGGGACGTGAGCAGTACGCCCAGTCTCGGACCGCCCGCCGTACGGCGCACGCCGGGATCACCCGTACGCGGGGTGCGCTGCGCGTTCACGCAGGCAGGAGGCGCCCCGGTCTCGATGGCGGCCGGGGCGCGGCGTAACGTGGTGAGTGTTCGGGCTCGGGTCCTGACCGGCTACGGGGCAGGTACGGGCCGGGGAGAGTCCGGGACAGGCGGGTGGTGCAGTGTGATGCGGAAGCGGAGCGGCGGTGGCAGCAACGCCCAGGTGTTCCGGATCACGGGCGCCCGGCAGGGGCTCGAGGCGGACGTGCGCGGCCGGCAGCGCCGTTATGTCGTGTCGATGAGCATCCGCACGGTGTCGGTGATCCTCGCGGCCACCCTGTGGAACGTGGAGCGGCCCGTCGCGATCATCGCGTTGGTTCTCGGCGCCGCGCTGCCCTACATCGCCGTGGTCATCGCGAACGCCGGGCGTGAGAACGCGCCGTCACTGCCGTCGTCGTTCATCAACGTCCCGGTGCGTCCGATGATCGCGCCGCCGGCGGCGGACGCCTCGAAGGAATCCGGCCGGGACGACGCCACGGCGGAG of Streptomyces cynarae contains these proteins:
- a CDS encoding FadR/GntR family transcriptional regulator, with translation MPLSHPRRSALSEQVIAELRNQITSGEWPVGSRIPTEPELVEQLGVARNTVREAVRALAHNGLLDIRQGSGTYVVATSELAGVMHRRFAGADPDHIAEVRRTLESSAARLAAERRTERDLKQLDALLVRRTEAWESGDAEAFVTADATFHLAVVAASHNDVLTAMYADLGEVLRDWLRGDVGEDLTPEAYMDHTALVDAIRAGDADTAGTAAASYPRMCGPGRPESVGR
- the fabI gene encoding enoyl-ACP reductase FabI — protein: MSGILEGKRVLITGVLTEASIAFHTAKLAQEQGAEIILTAFPRPTLTERVAKKLPKPTKVVELDVTNDEHLGRLADIVGEELGGLDGVVHSIGFAPQDALGGNFLNTPFESVATAMHVSAFSLKSLTMACLPLMQNGGSVVGLTFDAQYAWPQYDWMGPAKAALEATNRYMARDLGKQNIRCNLISAGPLGSMAAKSIPGFGELASVWDSRSPLEWDLKDPEPAGRGIVALLSDWFPKTTGEIIHVDGGLHAIGA
- the fabG gene encoding 3-oxoacyl-[acyl-carrier-protein] reductase, whose translation is MSRSVLVTGGNRGIGLAIARAFADAGDKVAITYRSGEPPAALKELGCLAVKCDITDTEQVEQAYKEIEAQHGPVEILVANAGVTKDQLLMRMSEEDFTSVIDTNLTGTFRVVKRANRGMLRAKKGRVVLISSVVGLLGSAGQANYAASKAALVGFARSLARELGSRNITFNVVAPGFVDTDMTKVLTDEQRQNIVSQVPLGRYAQPEEIAATVRFLASDDASYITGAVIPVDGGLGMGH
- a CDS encoding TldD/PmbA family protein, which translates into the protein MIGPTGHDSRETSVPHSIDEAFTALPLRALADAALARARSLGAEHADFRLERVRSAAWRLRDGKPAGSSDTTDLGYAVRVVHGGTWGFASGVDLTQDAAAKVASQAVAMAKLSAQVIKAAGSDEQVELADEPVHSEKTWVSSYEIDPFTVPDEQKTGLLAEWSGRLLAADGVNHVDASLLTVHENKFYADTAGTVTTQQRVRLHPQLTAVSVDESTGEFDSMRTLAPPVGRGWEYLTGTGWDWDAELEQIPGLLAEKMRAPSVEAGVYDLVVDPSNLWLTIHESIGHATELDRALGYEAAYAGTSFATFDQLGKLRYGSELMNVTGDRTAEHGLATIGYDDEGVAAQSWDLVKDGTLVGYQLDRRIARLTGFERSNGCAYADSPAHVPVQRMANVSLQPDPAGLSTEDLIGGVDRGIYVVGDRSWSIDMQRYNFQFTGQRFFRIENGRITGQLRDVAYQATTTDFWGSMAAVGGPQTYVLGGAFNCGKAQPGQVASVSHGCPSALFRGVNILNTTQEAGR
- a CDS encoding TldD/PmbA family protein, producing the protein MSARTNKPHEIVERALELSRADGCVVIADEHSTANLRWAGNALTTNGVTRGRTLTVVATVDGKEGTASGVVSRSAVTADELEPLVRAAEAAARARRAAEDAQPLVTGVAESPDFTDAPAETSSAVFTDFAPALGESFARARAGGRELYGFANHELVSTYLGTSTGLRLRHDQPNGTLELNAKSPDRTRSAWAGRSTRDFKDVDPAALDAELAQRLAWAERRIELPAGRYETLLPPTAVADLLIYQLWSASARDAAEGRTVFSKPGGGTRVGEKLSELPLTLRSDPNEPGLETPPFVVAHASGDDMSVFDNGLPVQSTEWIGDGELKHLTTTRHTAALTGLPLAPAIGNLILDGGSERSLEEMVSDTERGLLLTCLWYIREVDPATLLLTGLTRDGVYLVENGEVVGEVNNFRFNESPVGLLGRATEAGRTEKTLPREWSDWFTRAAMPPLRVPDFNMSSVSQGV
- a CDS encoding GlsB/YeaQ/YmgE family stress response membrane protein, which translates into the protein MGWLWAIIVGFVLGLLAKLILPGRQHSPLWLTTILGTIGGLVGNAVARAIGIAATPGIDWGRHGLQLAAAVLLVFIGEMAYMTRRGSRQRA
- a CDS encoding DUF3099 domain-containing protein, with amino-acid sequence MRKRSGGGSNAQVFRITGARQGLEADVRGRQRRYVVSMSIRTVSVILAATLWNVERPVAIIALVLGAALPYIAVVIANAGRENAPSLPSSFINVPVRPMIAPPAADASKESGRDDATAEPAAEVPSEPRERT